A single region of the Chloroflexota bacterium genome encodes:
- a CDS encoding DUF512 domain-containing protein: protein MHRRVASADVTQPIGPRRARLPHGDVIRVLLDGPAAVAGLRAGDRVLAVNGLVPRDIIDVRLDATSEHVELDVERNGERIVIAVDKRVDEDLGVEFASAAFDRMKTCNNRCAFCFIGGLPPGLRRSLYIKDDDFRYSFLYGNFTTLTNLSEHEWQRIIFQRLSPLRVSVHATDLDLRREILGNPHAPDILAQIDELAPHDIRIHAQIVLMPDKNDGEHLQRTISDLMARYPTVESAAVVPVGFTTHNQPATMRAVEASDADSAIRIVESAQRRCRRALGVGFAYASDELYLLAGRRLPAHRSYDGYPQYHNGVGLIQSFRTDWRRVARRRPASVDPARSVGWATGPLLAPILEEMAADLAPVRGLRVDVFPISSSLFGGSVTVAGLLSGADVVAQLAARPFDRLVLSRSMFDAAGERTIDGWTARDIGARIDREVVVASGASGLLEATLGAPASVRMQVTNPRDEINADGVGDGDAVCAAS from the coding sequence ATGCATCGTAGGGTGGCCAGCGCCGACGTCACCCAGCCCATCGGACCAAGACGCGCACGCCTCCCCCACGGCGACGTCATCCGCGTGCTCCTCGATGGACCCGCTGCGGTTGCTGGCCTGCGGGCGGGCGATCGAGTCCTCGCGGTCAACGGGCTCGTTCCTCGCGATATCATCGACGTTCGCCTTGACGCCACGTCCGAGCACGTCGAGCTCGACGTCGAGCGGAACGGCGAACGGATCGTCATCGCGGTGGACAAGCGCGTGGACGAAGATCTCGGAGTCGAGTTCGCCAGCGCGGCTTTCGACCGAATGAAGACCTGCAACAACCGCTGCGCCTTCTGCTTCATTGGAGGGTTGCCGCCGGGTCTTCGCAGAAGCCTCTACATCAAAGACGATGATTTTCGCTATTCGTTCCTCTACGGGAACTTCACGACGCTGACCAATCTCTCAGAGCACGAGTGGCAGCGCATCATCTTCCAGCGGCTGAGCCCGCTCCGCGTATCGGTCCACGCCACAGATCTCGACCTCCGCCGTGAGATCCTCGGAAACCCACACGCCCCGGACATACTGGCGCAGATCGATGAGCTGGCCCCCCACGACATTCGGATCCATGCGCAGATCGTTTTGATGCCGGACAAGAACGACGGCGAGCACCTCCAGCGAACCATCAGCGACCTGATGGCTCGGTACCCGACCGTCGAGAGTGCAGCCGTGGTGCCTGTCGGTTTCACCACCCATAACCAGCCTGCGACCATGCGCGCCGTCGAGGCATCCGACGCCGACTCCGCGATCCGAATCGTGGAATCGGCCCAACGTCGGTGTCGACGTGCCCTCGGCGTGGGCTTCGCGTATGCCAGCGATGAGCTGTACCTCCTCGCGGGCAGGCGCCTGCCGGCGCACCGCTCTTACGACGGGTATCCGCAATACCACAACGGCGTGGGATTGATTCAATCGTTCCGGACCGACTGGCGCCGCGTCGCCCGGAGGCGACCGGCATCCGTTGACCCGGCACGGAGCGTCGGGTGGGCGACCGGGCCGCTCCTCGCACCGATCCTCGAGGAGATGGCGGCGGACTTGGCTCCCGTGCGCGGCCTCCGCGTCGACGTCTTTCCGATATCCAGCTCGCTGTTCGGCGGGTCCGTGACGGTGGCGGGTCTGCTCTCCGGGGCTGACGTAGTCGCCCAGCTCGCGGCGCGGCCATTCGATCGGCTCGTGCTCTCGCGCTCGATGTTCGACGCCGCCGGCGAGCGCACCATCGATGGGTGGACCGCTCGGGACATCGGCGCGCGGATTGATCGCGAGGTCGTGGTGGCGAGCGGCGCGTCCGGTCTCCTCGAAGCGACGCTGGGCGCCCCGGCATCGGTTAGGATGCAGGTAACGAACCCTCGAGACGAGATCAACGCCGACGGCGTCGGCGACGGAGACGCGGTATGTGCGGCATCGTAG
- a CDS encoding phosphoribosylanthranilate isomerase, whose translation MTAVKICGITDRANGLIAIDAGAEFLGFVFYPPSIRAISVPSAARLIRDLRDARPRGWKAVGVFVNEPLRVVERTREIAGLDVVQLNGEEPTEYIRRVNAPVFKAVRIPLHAPRVAVGSAARHVGAASSEPEDDRDDAEIDVPSAAALGAERILVDANVPGRYGGTGQTYDWTLVRRAVADGFLAGGLTPENVQRAIELSAPWGVDVSSGVECDGVKSGELIERFLAAARGARV comes from the coding sequence ATGACCGCGGTAAAGATCTGCGGGATCACGGACCGCGCGAATGGGCTGATCGCCATCGACGCGGGGGCCGAGTTTCTCGGGTTCGTCTTCTATCCGCCCAGCATCCGGGCCATCTCGGTCCCCAGCGCTGCGCGCCTGATTCGCGACCTGCGGGACGCGCGACCCCGGGGGTGGAAGGCCGTCGGCGTCTTCGTCAACGAGCCCCTCCGCGTGGTCGAGCGGACACGCGAGATCGCCGGGCTGGACGTCGTTCAGCTCAACGGTGAGGAGCCTACCGAGTACATTCGGCGCGTGAACGCGCCCGTCTTCAAGGCCGTTCGGATTCCGCTACACGCCCCGCGAGTGGCCGTCGGAAGCGCGGCGCGGCACGTCGGAGCTGCGTCATCGGAGCCCGAAGATGATCGCGACGACGCAGAGATCGACGTCCCGAGCGCCGCGGCCCTCGGCGCCGAGCGCATCCTGGTGGACGCGAACGTTCCCGGACGCTATGGCGGAACCGGCCAGACGTACGACTGGACGCTCGTCCGCCGCGCCGTCGCGGACGGCTTCCTCGCGGGCGGACTGACGCCGGAGAACGTCCAGCGCGCCATCGAACTGTCCGCTCCGTGGGGCGTGGACGTGAGCTCCGGCGTCGAGTGTGACGGCGTGAAGAGCGGCGAGCTGATCGAGCGGTTCCTCGCCGCGGCGCGAGGCGCGCGGGTATGA
- the trpB gene encoding tryptophan synthase subunit beta has translation MRLPSYWRPSLVESIESTGLDGHFGEFGGAYVPEVLIPAAQELARAYLEVRGDPEFWMQLDQLGRDFSGRPTPIYEAPRLSELAGNELRIVLKREDLNHTGAHKINNALGQALLALKTGKRRIIAETGAGQHGVAAATVCAKLGLECIVYMGSEDIERQAPNVYRMRLLGADVRPVTSGTRTLKDAVNEAIRDWVTNVETTHYLLGSAVGPHPYPLMVRDFQSVIGWEARYQCLERFGALPKAVVACVGGGSNAIGSFMPFVDDPSVQLIGVEAAGRGLATGAHAATLSAGSPGILHGSRSFVLQDADGQIIGTHSVSAGLDYPGVGPEHAYLRSSGRARYVSATDDEALAAFQTLTRLEGIIPALESAHAIAYVVNHAEDLGRGSLILVILSGRGDKDVQSYARATHTDVGEPD, from the coding sequence ATGCGCCTTCCGAGCTACTGGCGCCCGAGCCTGGTCGAGAGCATTGAATCGACGGGGCTCGACGGACATTTCGGCGAGTTCGGCGGGGCCTACGTGCCCGAAGTGCTGATCCCCGCCGCGCAGGAGCTCGCGCGCGCCTATCTGGAGGTCCGGGGCGATCCCGAGTTCTGGATGCAGCTCGACCAGCTCGGCCGCGATTTTTCGGGGCGCCCCACGCCGATCTACGAGGCGCCGCGCCTATCAGAATTAGCGGGCAACGAGCTCCGGATCGTCCTGAAGCGGGAGGATCTCAATCACACGGGCGCGCACAAGATCAACAACGCGCTGGGCCAGGCTCTTCTGGCACTGAAAACAGGAAAGCGGCGCATCATCGCGGAAACCGGCGCGGGCCAGCACGGCGTCGCGGCGGCAACGGTCTGTGCCAAGCTCGGGCTCGAATGCATCGTCTACATGGGGTCCGAAGACATCGAGCGCCAGGCGCCAAACGTCTATCGGATGCGACTCCTCGGCGCAGACGTGCGGCCCGTTACGAGTGGGACGCGCACGCTCAAGGACGCGGTGAACGAGGCAATCCGTGACTGGGTGACCAACGTGGAGACCACCCACTACCTACTGGGCTCTGCCGTCGGCCCGCATCCGTACCCCTTGATGGTGCGCGACTTCCAGTCGGTCATCGGTTGGGAGGCGCGGTATCAATGCCTGGAGCGATTCGGCGCATTGCCGAAGGCCGTGGTCGCCTGCGTTGGAGGCGGCAGCAACGCGATCGGGTCGTTCATGCCCTTCGTCGATGATCCCTCCGTCCAGCTGATCGGCGTGGAGGCGGCCGGTCGAGGGCTCGCCACCGGCGCGCACGCGGCGACGCTTTCGGCAGGGTCGCCTGGCATTCTCCACGGAAGCCGGTCGTTTGTCCTGCAGGATGCCGACGGACAAATAATCGGAACTCACAGCGTATCGGCCGGCCTCGACTATCCTGGCGTTGGCCCCGAGCACGCCTACCTCCGGTCATCCGGGCGAGCGCGCTACGTCAGCGCGACCGACGACGAGGCGCTCGCGGCCTTTCAGACGTTGACGCGACTCGAGGGCATCATTCCGGCCCTCGAGTCGGCGCACGCGATCGCGTACGTGGTGAATCACGCGGAGGACTTGGGCCGCGGGTCGCTCATCCTCGTCATCCTCTCGGGCAGAGGCGACAAGGACGTCCAGAGCTACGCCCGGGCCACCCATACCGATGTCGGCGAACCGGATTGA
- a CDS encoding VOC family protein — protein MSVRMHHALVPSKDAEASATWFAKVMNLPREGTSVRLNDVQVLEFVPHGRHSGQGGERHFCFRVGDQQFDQLLERVRAEGITIRSDPGGAMHPGANKTTGQINYYHYGRGFYFTSPDGHGFEAITMPYVRGKGGHQGDQQA, from the coding sequence GTGAGCGTTCGCATGCATCACGCGCTCGTGCCCTCCAAGGACGCGGAGGCATCGGCCACATGGTTCGCCAAGGTGATGAACTTGCCCCGTGAAGGGACGAGCGTCCGGCTCAACGACGTCCAGGTGCTGGAGTTCGTGCCCCATGGCCGACACTCGGGCCAGGGCGGAGAGCGCCACTTCTGCTTCCGAGTGGGGGATCAGCAATTCGATCAGCTCTTGGAGCGCGTCCGCGCGGAGGGCATCACGATTCGGAGCGATCCCGGCGGCGCCATGCACCCCGGCGCAAACAAGACAACCGGGCAGATCAACTACTATCACTACGGGCGCGGTTTCTACTTCACCAGTCCGGACGGTCACGGGTTCGAGGCCATCACCATGCCGTACGTCCGTGGCAAGGGCGGCCACCAGGGAGACCAGCAGGCCTAG
- a CDS encoding glycosyltransferase produces MTAPRQADAAQLRVALVAPFGLRPKGTTAARVMPIARVLASEGAAVRVVIPPWDDPASARQRWLLGLVDVVHTRASTPPLGPAAVAAQIFRTVQTWRPHVVHAFKPIGYSGLASWPLARMMGSDGRRRRPLVIVDADDLEGLRGWAGRERMGLAGALRGAQERWTLRRADGVTVASRWLESYVSELGVSPERVRYLPNGQEVGPEHCEARGRDAASQSARQPRLLWYTRFTEADPERAARLVAPLLAHGAARLTVVGEEIHDGSREALRSACARHGIDNRIEWAAYDPAVLGALPRDPSPLVAIYPLDDDLVNRARCPSKIPQLMALGIPVVAEAVGEAVSYLAGFEERCLAAPGDTQGFRTRVDRLLNDDGTRRAVATGLRAAAERWRWDRTAAGLFEWYRTALARAGH; encoded by the coding sequence GTGACCGCGCCGCGTCAAGCCGATGCCGCCCAGTTGCGCGTGGCGCTCGTCGCGCCGTTTGGCCTACGGCCGAAGGGCACGACCGCCGCCCGCGTCATGCCCATCGCGCGGGTTCTTGCGAGCGAAGGGGCCGCAGTCCGGGTAGTCATCCCGCCGTGGGATGACCCGGCGTCCGCGCGACAGCGCTGGCTGCTTGGCCTCGTGGACGTCGTCCACACGCGCGCGAGCACCCCGCCCCTGGGGCCGGCGGCCGTTGCGGCCCAGATCTTTCGGACCGTGCAGACCTGGCGTCCACACGTGGTCCACGCTTTCAAACCGATCGGGTACAGCGGGCTCGCCTCGTGGCCGCTGGCTCGCATGATGGGATCGGACGGACGCCGGCGCAGGCCGCTCGTCATCGTCGATGCTGACGACCTCGAAGGCCTCCGGGGCTGGGCTGGACGCGAACGCATGGGCCTGGCGGGCGCTCTCCGAGGAGCCCAGGAACGGTGGACGCTGCGGCGGGCCGACGGTGTTACGGTGGCGAGCCGGTGGCTGGAATCGTACGTGTCCGAGCTGGGCGTTTCACCGGAGCGCGTACGGTATCTCCCGAATGGGCAGGAAGTCGGCCCCGAACACTGCGAGGCTCGGGGGCGCGATGCGGCATCCCAATCGGCCCGGCAGCCGCGCCTTCTCTGGTACACCCGATTCACCGAGGCGGACCCCGAGCGCGCCGCACGGCTGGTCGCTCCACTCCTGGCGCACGGCGCTGCGCGCCTCACCGTCGTTGGGGAGGAGATCCACGACGGATCGCGCGAAGCGCTCCGGAGCGCCTGTGCGCGCCATGGCATCGACAATCGCATCGAATGGGCTGCGTACGACCCGGCGGTGCTCGGGGCGCTCCCCCGGGACCCATCGCCGCTCGTGGCGATTTACCCTCTGGACGACGACCTGGTCAACCGGGCTCGGTGCCCGTCGAAAATTCCCCAGCTCATGGCGCTCGGGATACCCGTCGTGGCCGAAGCGGTAGGCGAAGCCGTATCGTACCTCGCCGGTTTCGAGGAGCGCTGCCTCGCCGCGCCGGGCGACACGCAGGGCTTCCGTACGCGCGTCGACCGACTGCTGAACGACGACGGTACGCGCCGCGCCGTCGCGACCGGGCTCCGCGCGGCCGCGGAGCGCTGGCGCTGGGACCGGACGGCGGCCGGATTGTTCGAGTGGTATCGCACCGCACTCGCCCGGGCGGGCCATTGA
- a CDS encoding lysophospholipid acyltransferase family protein, translating to MLDAGSWSPVPPGGALYHAIRRTAQGVGLSLARPHVIGGDRVPRRGGVLIVSNHASIADPLILVAASPRPITFMAKSELFRRWYARLAARLTGGAFPVRRGQHDVRAIRAALDLLHRGHAVVVFPEGTRQPGGLGEAHVGVSYLATRGRCPILPVAIVGSEHVAGVGSLVHRPPIEVRFGEPFALTADDGDAEALSRRIMERIAALLPLDRRGVYGSSGDIVHAS from the coding sequence GTGCTTGACGCCGGTTCCTGGTCGCCCGTTCCGCCGGGCGGCGCCCTGTACCACGCCATTCGTCGGACGGCGCAGGGCGTCGGGCTTTCGCTGGCGCGTCCCCACGTTATCGGGGGTGATCGCGTGCCGCGCCGCGGCGGCGTCCTGATCGTCTCGAACCACGCCAGCATCGCCGACCCGCTGATCCTCGTGGCGGCCTCCCCCAGGCCCATCACCTTCATGGCGAAATCTGAGCTGTTTCGACGATGGTACGCGCGGCTTGCGGCGCGCCTGACCGGGGGCGCCTTCCCCGTGCGGCGCGGACAGCATGATGTGCGCGCGATCCGGGCCGCGCTCGACCTGCTCCACCGCGGTCATGCCGTGGTCGTATTTCCCGAAGGCACCCGTCAGCCCGGCGGACTCGGTGAGGCGCATGTCGGCGTCAGCTACCTGGCCACGCGAGGCCGATGTCCTATTCTGCCGGTCGCCATCGTGGGAAGCGAACACGTCGCGGGCGTCGGAAGCCTGGTCCACCGGCCGCCGATTGAGGTTCGGTTCGGGGAGCCCTTCGCGCTTACAGCCGACGATGGAGACGCCGAGGCGCTGTCGCGACGCATTATGGAGCGCATCGCGGCCCTGCTCCCGCTGGATCGACGGGGCGTATATGGATCGAGTGGAGACATCGTCCATGCATCGTAG
- the rnhA gene encoding ribonuclease HI, which yields MVIYTDGACLGNPGPGGYGAILLFERHRKELSGGFNPTTNNRMELRAAIVALEALREPCNVVLHSDSEYVVKAMTLGWAERWEAAGWRLASRQPAANVDLWERLLAQCRRHQVTFRWVQGHAGDPENERADQLAMRAALGPSLPRDEGYQPSPRPGPRRGR from the coding sequence GTGGTGATCTACACGGACGGGGCCTGTCTCGGAAACCCCGGCCCGGGCGGCTACGGCGCGATTCTCCTCTTCGAACGCCATCGAAAGGAGCTTTCCGGCGGCTTCAACCCGACCACGAACAATCGAATGGAGCTCCGAGCAGCGATTGTGGCCCTCGAGGCCCTGCGCGAGCCGTGTAACGTCGTCCTCCACAGCGATTCGGAATACGTGGTGAAGGCGATGACGCTGGGCTGGGCGGAGCGGTGGGAAGCTGCCGGGTGGCGACTGGCCTCGAGACAGCCCGCCGCAAACGTCGACCTATGGGAGCGCCTGCTCGCCCAGTGTCGGCGCCACCAGGTGACATTTCGGTGGGTCCAGGGGCACGCTGGCGACCCGGAGAACGAACGCGCCGACCAGCTCGCCATGCGCGCGGCGCTCGGTCCAAGCCTACCCAGGGACGAGGGATACCAGCCTTCGCCGAGGCCGGGGCCCCGTCGGGGTCGGTAA
- the glmS gene encoding glutamine--fructose-6-phosphate transaminase (isomerizing): MCGIVGYTGAHDSARLILEALRHLEYRGYDSAGIAVITPDGRLEIRKAVGKLERLASMLNGTAPPGFTGIGHTRWATHGRPSDENAHPHTDCSGRVCVVHNGVVENYEELRHELQAAGHRLASETDTEVIAHLIEDELGGARASAGSRDGHESALLEATRRALARVRGLYAIAAASLDEPDLVVGARNRAPLIVGLSPDGNFVASDVPAVLDYTRDVLRLREGELVAVRPGAVTVIDRHGTVVLREPESLTLDRSAAEKGGYPHFFLKEVHEQPEAIERTLAGRLDGGRVRLPEMDAIDASRVRRVILTGCGSAYHACMMARYAFEPWLRIPIDVEIASELRYRDPTIDEDVLCIGVSQSGETADTLAAFELAGERGAQRIAITNVVGSAITTLAESVLYQHSGPEVAVVASKSVTGQLVTLSLLGTCLAHRLGRLSPEDMRANVETLGSLPALVERALSTAAEASRIAEQHATVDKLLFLGRGVGYPTALEGALKLKEISYIQAEGYPAGELKHGPLALVEAGSLVMVLATQSATLEKVLSNIEEVRARGGHIIAIASEGDDRVAAHADELIHVPATPELFSPVVNVIPMQLFAYYAAIARGCDVDKPRNLAKSVTVE, from the coding sequence ATGTGCGGCATCGTAGGCTACACTGGCGCCCACGACTCGGCGCGCCTGATCCTGGAAGCGCTCCGCCACCTGGAGTATCGCGGCTACGATTCCGCCGGCATCGCGGTGATCACGCCAGACGGTCGCCTGGAGATCCGCAAGGCCGTCGGAAAGCTGGAGCGCCTGGCATCAATGCTGAATGGCACGGCGCCACCAGGCTTTACTGGCATCGGCCACACGCGATGGGCCACGCACGGGCGCCCATCGGACGAGAACGCGCACCCGCACACGGATTGCAGCGGGCGGGTCTGTGTGGTCCACAATGGCGTGGTCGAGAACTATGAGGAGCTGCGCCACGAGCTTCAGGCCGCCGGCCACAGGCTTGCGTCAGAGACCGACACCGAGGTCATAGCCCACCTCATCGAGGACGAGCTGGGCGGCGCGCGCGCGAGCGCGGGGTCCCGCGACGGCCACGAATCCGCGCTGTTGGAAGCGACGAGACGGGCCCTTGCCCGCGTGCGGGGGCTCTACGCTATAGCGGCCGCCTCGCTCGACGAGCCGGACCTCGTCGTCGGCGCACGCAATCGCGCGCCCCTCATCGTCGGGCTGAGCCCCGACGGGAACTTCGTCGCCTCGGACGTCCCGGCGGTGCTCGATTACACCCGCGACGTCCTGAGGCTCCGCGAGGGCGAGCTCGTCGCCGTGCGACCGGGCGCCGTCACCGTCATCGATCGCCACGGAACGGTCGTGCTGCGCGAGCCCGAGTCGCTCACCCTCGATCGATCAGCGGCGGAGAAGGGCGGTTATCCCCACTTCTTTTTGAAGGAAGTGCACGAGCAGCCGGAGGCCATCGAGCGCACGCTCGCCGGGCGGCTCGACGGCGGACGGGTGCGCCTCCCGGAGATGGACGCCATCGACGCATCGCGCGTCCGACGCGTCATCCTCACTGGATGCGGCAGCGCCTATCACGCGTGCATGATGGCCCGCTACGCGTTCGAGCCGTGGCTGCGCATCCCCATCGACGTCGAGATCGCGTCGGAGCTCCGGTATCGCGATCCGACCATCGACGAGGACGTGCTCTGCATCGGGGTCAGCCAGAGCGGCGAGACGGCGGACACGCTGGCCGCGTTCGAGCTGGCCGGTGAGCGCGGGGCGCAGCGTATCGCCATCACGAATGTCGTCGGCAGCGCCATCACTACCCTCGCCGAGAGCGTCCTGTATCAGCACTCGGGTCCCGAAGTCGCCGTCGTCGCGTCGAAGAGCGTCACCGGGCAGTTGGTGACCCTGTCGCTGCTCGGCACCTGTCTTGCGCATCGGTTGGGGCGCCTCTCCCCAGAGGATATGCGCGCCAACGTCGAGACGCTCGGCTCCTTGCCCGCGCTCGTGGAACGCGCACTCAGCACGGCGGCCGAGGCGTCACGAATCGCCGAGCAGCACGCAACGGTGGATAAGCTCCTGTTTCTCGGCCGAGGCGTTGGGTATCCGACCGCGCTAGAAGGAGCCCTGAAGCTCAAGGAGATCTCGTACATTCAGGCCGAGGGCTACCCGGCGGGCGAGCTGAAGCACGGGCCGTTGGCGCTCGTCGAGGCCGGATCGCTCGTGATGGTCCTGGCCACCCAGAGCGCGACGCTGGAGAAGGTACTCAGCAACATCGAAGAAGTGCGCGCCCGGGGAGGCCACATTATCGCCATCGCGTCCGAGGGCGACGATCGCGTTGCGGCCCACGCCGACGAGCTGATCCACGTCCCCGCCACGCCAGAGCTGTTCTCTCCCGTCGTCAACGTCATTCCGATGCAGCTCTTCGCCTACTACGCTGCGATCGCGCGCGGCTGCGACGTGGACAAACCGCGGAACCTGGCCAAATCCGTCACGGTCGAATAG
- the trpC gene encoding indole-3-glycerol phosphate synthase TrpC has product MTILDEIRAHKEREVAEREGRRSLDDVLRECDSAPPPRSLSSALRRPGTQVIAEVKRRSPAKGDLAPHADASIVAQRYVNGGAAAVSVLTDERFFSGSDADLRAVRARIDAPILRKDFVITAYQVSEARALGADAVLLIVAMLSDEQLARLMEAARDLEMDALVETHTEEEVRRAVALDAAIIGINNRDLATFRVDLRTTERLRPLIPDEALVVSESGITRRADVERVVAAGAHAVLVGEALVTAADPAAKLAELLGHVSVTAAFP; this is encoded by the coding sequence ATGACAATTCTCGACGAGATCCGAGCCCATAAGGAGCGCGAGGTCGCCGAGCGGGAGGGGCGCCGCTCGCTGGACGACGTCCTCCGGGAGTGCGATTCGGCGCCGCCGCCGCGCAGCCTTTCGTCGGCGCTCCGACGCCCCGGCACGCAGGTCATCGCCGAGGTCAAGCGTCGATCCCCCGCCAAGGGCGATCTCGCGCCCCACGCCGACGCGTCGATCGTCGCCCAGCGGTACGTGAACGGCGGCGCGGCGGCCGTCTCGGTGCTGACCGACGAGCGATTCTTCTCCGGCTCCGATGCCGACTTGCGGGCGGTGCGCGCGCGGATCGATGCGCCGATCCTCCGCAAGGATTTCGTCATCACCGCGTACCAGGTTTCCGAAGCGCGCGCGCTCGGCGCGGACGCCGTGCTGCTCATCGTGGCGATGCTCTCAGACGAGCAGCTCGCCCGGCTCATGGAGGCAGCCCGCGACCTCGAGATGGACGCCCTCGTCGAGACGCACACCGAGGAGGAAGTGCGCCGAGCCGTTGCCCTCGATGCCGCGATCATCGGCATCAACAATCGCGATCTTGCGACCTTCCGCGTGGATCTCCGGACGACGGAGCGACTCAGACCGCTCATTCCCGACGAGGCGCTCGTGGTGAGCGAGAGCGGCATCACGCGGCGCGCCGACGTCGAGCGCGTGGTCGCCGCGGGAGCGCACGCCGTTCTGGTCGGGGAGGCCCTCGTCACGGCGGCGGACCCCGCGGCAAAGCTCGCCGAGCTCCTGGGCCACGTCTCCGTCACGGCGGCGTTTCCATGA
- a CDS encoding VOC family protein translates to MAATAEVPLAVQAGAMDAMEVKLDHTIVLAPDKLSSALFLGYILGRPYTGMFARFAPVKLDDELCLDYADAENDDFERRTFTLLVSDDEFDGIRGRLETERVPFGSELEQIGNKQLNNRGGGRGLFFKDPNGHIFEITTVPYQMI, encoded by the coding sequence ATGGCAGCGACAGCGGAAGTACCCCTCGCGGTCCAGGCGGGCGCGATGGACGCCATGGAAGTCAAGCTCGACCACACGATCGTGCTCGCCCCGGATAAGCTCAGCTCAGCCCTCTTCCTGGGATACATTCTGGGCCGGCCCTACACCGGTATGTTCGCTCGGTTTGCCCCGGTCAAGCTGGATGACGAGCTCTGCCTCGACTACGCGGACGCGGAGAATGACGATTTTGAGCGCCGCACCTTCACCCTACTGGTGTCTGACGACGAATTTGACGGGATCCGCGGGCGCCTTGAAACCGAACGAGTTCCCTTCGGGAGTGAACTCGAGCAGATCGGCAACAAGCAGCTCAACAATCGGGGCGGAGGCCGGGGGCTGTTTTTCAAGGACCCTAATGGTCACATCTTCGAGATCACGACAGTCCCCTACCAGATGATCTAG
- the trpA gene encoding tryptophan synthase subunit alpha yields the protein MTGNRIDDAFAAIRAEGRVGLFPYLTAGFPELDATEKLAAAAIAAGGDGIELGVPFSDPLADGTTLQRAGEVALRNGASLPWTIEAAGRLRRLVSAPLIIMTYYNPIHRYGLGRFAADAARAGVDGLIVPDLPSVESGPLIARAEAEGLYVIQMVAPTTTPERLAEVGRTARGFVYCVSLLGTTGVRAQVSDRLPDFMRAVRAAVPVPLLIGFGIARPEHIAAVRPYADAVVVASAIADLLGSAGRDRWIAAVREYVTELRAACEPTPAPASTELPAPSPSSC from the coding sequence GTGACAGGCAATCGCATCGACGACGCGTTCGCGGCGATCCGCGCCGAGGGCCGGGTCGGGCTGTTCCCCTATCTCACGGCCGGATTTCCCGAGCTAGACGCCACGGAGAAGCTCGCGGCGGCCGCAATCGCGGCGGGCGGGGATGGAATTGAGCTGGGCGTACCGTTCTCGGATCCGCTCGCGGACGGGACGACGCTCCAGCGCGCCGGGGAGGTTGCGCTGCGCAATGGCGCATCCCTCCCGTGGACCATCGAGGCGGCTGGCCGCCTGCGCCGGTTGGTATCGGCGCCGCTCATCATCATGACTTACTACAACCCGATTCACCGTTACGGCCTCGGCCGTTTCGCCGCCGATGCCGCGCGGGCGGGGGTCGACGGGCTGATCGTGCCCGATCTACCGTCCGTCGAGTCGGGGCCGCTCATTGCGCGAGCGGAGGCCGAGGGCCTCTACGTCATCCAGATGGTGGCGCCCACGACGACGCCCGAGCGCCTCGCAGAGGTCGGCAGGACTGCCCGCGGGTTCGTCTACTGCGTCTCGCTCCTCGGCACGACCGGCGTGCGCGCGCAGGTTTCGGACCGGCTGCCAGATTTCATGCGGGCGGTACGGGCCGCGGTCCCGGTCCCGCTCCTCATCGGCTTCGGCATCGCGCGACCCGAGCACATCGCGGCGGTCCGGCCGTACGCGGACGCCGTCGTCGTGGCGAGCGCCATCGCGGACCTGCTCGGGAGCGCGGGACGCGATCGCTGGATCGCCGCGGTCCGGGAGTACGTGACGGAGCTCCGCGCAGCATGCGAGCCAACCCCCGCGCCCGCGTCGACCGAGCTGCCAGCCCCCTCGCCGTCGAGCTGCTGA